Proteins found in one Fusarium keratoplasticum isolate Fu6.1 chromosome 12, whole genome shotgun sequence genomic segment:
- a CDS encoding Oxidored-FMN domain-containing protein, with translation MPVAITPPQTHVALKDSVLFTPLKLGHLSLKHRIIQAPNTRMRCDAESPGVHVPGPRVVKYYGDRATDGGLQITEATDICLRASGYGGVPGVFTESQLKGWRKVTDAVHAKGGFIFTQLWHTGRASSSGMRGERPISSGEIPMNGKYLDGTECKDDPPRGMTVDEIHEMTAEWAAAAKRAVDVAGFDGVEIHGANGYLLEQFLHDNINQRTDEYGGSVENRCRFVLEVLTAVCDAIGAEKVGIRLSPYNYFQDTRDSNPNEHWSYLCKRIADLPKAQRPAYVHMIEPRFDEVLNEEQKLASLANGSTTEVAEKSKRVNSLNIFSEILQPAGILFLACGNFNRDNAVPKLKGKEADIVAMGRHYIANPDLVERLRNGWPLNSYDRSTFYGADPPEKGYNDYPFFHETPEAQVKA, from the exons ATGCCTGTTGCCATCACCCCCCCTCAGACACATGTCGCCCTCAAGGATAGTGTGCTGTTCACGCCCCTCAAGTTGGGACATTTGAGCCTGAAACATCGCATCATCCAG GCCCCCAACACGCGCATGCGATGCGATGCCGAGTCCCCCGGCGTCCACGTCCCTGGTCCCCGAGTCGTCAAGTACTACGGCGATCGTGCCACTGATGGCGGCCTGCAAATCACTGAGGCCACAGATATCTGCCTCAGAGCCAGTGGCTATGGCGGCGTCCCAGGCGTCTTTACCGAGTCGCAGCTCAAAGGATGGCGCAAGGTGACCGACGCCGTCCATGCCAAGGGTGGGTTCATCTTTACCCAGCTTTGGCACACTGGCCGAGCCTCCTCAAGTGGAATGCGAGGCGAGAGACCCATCTCTTCTGGCGAAATTCCCATGAATGGCAAGTATCTCGATGGCACTGAGTGCAAGGATGATCCCCCACGGGGCATGACAGTGGATGAGATCCACGAGATGACTGCCGAGTGggctgccgctgccaagagGGCAGTTGATGTCGCTGGctttgatggtgttgagattCACG GTGCCAATGGTTATCTATTGGAGCAGTTCTTGCATGACAACATCAACCAGCGCACTGATGAGTATGGTGGCTCTGTTGAGAACCGGTGCCGCTTTGTCCTGGAGGTGTTGACTGCTGTCTGTGACGCTATCGGTGCCGAGAAGGTCGGTATTCGTCTATCACCATACAACTACTTCCAGGACACAAGAGACAGCAACCCCAACGAGCATTGGTCCTACCTTTGCAAGCGTATCGCGGACCTGCCCAAGGCCCAGCGACCCGCCTACGTTCATAT GATTGAGCCTCGCTTCGATGAGGTGCTCAACGAGGAGCAAAAGCTTGCCTCTCTCGCCAATGGCTCCACGACGGAAGTGGCAGAGAAGAGTAAGCGGGTTAACTCGCTCAACATCTTCAGCGAGATTCTCCAGCCTGCGGGAATTCTGTTCTTGGCCTGCGGAAACTTCAACCGGGATAACGCAGTCCCGAAGCTCAAGGGGAAGGAAGCTGATATCGTGGCTATGGGAAGACACTACATCGCCAACCCTGACTTAGTTGAGCGACTCCGAAACGGATGGCCTCTCAACTCTTATGACCGATCTACCTTTTACGGAGCTGACCCTCCTGAGAAGGGATACAACGATTACCCTTTTTTTCACGAGACTCCCGAGGCTCAGGTCAAGGCATAG
- a CDS encoding FAD-binding-3 domain-containing protein, producing MPHYTVQEIMQRDASSKLHVVIVGAGLGGLGAAIAVRLAGHDVTVLEAAPSIGEVGAGIQVLPNASRVLFSWGLEDRLLKFATRPSKCNFIGWKGNHLSEMDYHGYAAATGNYPFLDFHRATLHGCLLDRSKELGVEILTGASVEKYTITDDDTTATVYLADGRTIVSDLVVGADGINSKLREQFLGKTDPPQLTGDLAYRLLLSTAEMLKDPDLRPFVENPQVNYWVGPDKHAVNYVLKGGELFNMVLLVPDDIPLEQGNTLHGTMDEMRAHFADWDPRIGKMLSLCDSVGSILKWRLCIRPGLDPTWSDPSGAFTMLGDAVHATLPYLASGAGMALEDGGVLGLCLARLTDKSPESKRKALDVYEACRRERTEKVVQRGTYNQWIYHLADGPEQQERDERFKQFGDFDHAWLSGEDPVLPKSEETGEDPFPWRYNGVGRWLLTYDMWKDVEAKFSKVEGSSSGVESVRASL from the exons ATGCCTCACTATACTGTTCAAGAAATTATGCAGCGCGATGCTTCAAGCAAGCTACAC GTTGTCATAGTCGGTGCAGGCCTTGGTGGACTTGGAGCAGCTATCGCTGTCCGCCTGGCTGGTCATGATGTTACAGTCTTGGAAGCTGCCCCGTCGATCGGCGAAGTCGGTGCCGGCATCCAGGTTCTTCCCAATGCCAGTCGGGTTCTTTTCTCATGGGGACTTGAGGACCGTCTCCTGAAGTTCGCAACCCGACCAAGCAAGTGCAACTTTATCGGATGGAAGGGAAACCACCTCTCTGAGATGGACTACCATGGATACGCAGCAGCCACAGGCAACTATCCTTTCCTAGATTTTCACCGAGCTACCTTACACGGTTGCCTTCTCGACCGTTCCAAGGAGTTAGGAGTTGAGATCCTCACCGGCGCCTCGGTTGAGAAGTACACCATTACCGATGATGACACAACAGCAACTGTCTACCTAGCGGACGGCCGCACTATAGTATCTGACCTTGTTGTTGGAGCCGATGGCATCAACTCGAAACTACGAGAGCAGTTCCTCGGCAAGACAGACCCGCCTCAACTCACCGGTGATCTGGCATaccggcttcttctttcgACTGCCGAGATGCTCAAAGACCCAGACCTACGCCCTTTCGTGGAAAACCCCCAGGTCAACTACTGGGTTGGGCCCGATAAGCACGCAGTCAACTACGTCTTGAAGGGCGGCGAGCTGTTCAACATGGTCTTGCTTGTCCCAGATGACATTCCGCTTGAGCAAGGAAACACACTACATGGGACCATGGATGAGATGCGAGCGCACTTTGCTGATTGGGATCCTCGCATCGGCAAGATGCTTTCTCTCTGCGACTCTGTTGGTTCCATCCTCAAGTGGCGTCTATGTATCCGTCCCGGCCTTGACCCAACTTGGTCTGATCCTTCTGGAGCATTCACCATGCTTGGAGACGCCGTTCATGCGACGCTTCCATACTTAGCCAGCGGGGCAGGAATGGCACTCGAGGATGGCGGAGTTCTGGGTTTGTGTCTCGCCCGGCTCACAGACAAGTCACCAGAGTCCAAGAGAAAGGCCCTCGATGTGTACGAGGCCTGTCGACGGGAGCGAACAGAGAAGGTCGTCCAGCGAGGCACATACAACCAGTGGATCTACCATCTTGCTGATGGGCCAGAGCAGCAGGAGCGTGATGAGCGCTTCAAGCAATTTGGAGACTTTGACCACGCCTGGCTGAGTGGAGAGGATCCTGTGCTGCCCAAGTCAGAGGAGACAGGCGAGGACCCCTTCCCCTGGAGGTACAACGGTGTTGGAAGGTGGCTTCTGACATACGATATGTGGAAGGATGTTGAAGCCAAGTTCTCCAAGGTGGAAGGTTCATCTTCAGGTGTAGAGTCAGTTCGGGCCAGTCTATAG